In Anaerolineales bacterium, the following proteins share a genomic window:
- a CDS encoding site-specific DNA-methyltransferase encodes MPKIEARLLLGDCREKLKEIKTDSVDLIVTSPPYADSRTNTYGGVSPEKYVKWFLPISEELLRVLKPTGTFILNIKEKVVSGERHTYVIELILEMRKQGWLWTEEFIWHKKNSYPGKWPNRFRDSWERLLQFNKTKKFHMYQKEVMVPMGEWATRRLKNLSETDKVRDPSRVGSGFGKRIANWIGREKAYPTNVLHMATETKNRNHSAVFPEDLPEWFIKLFTKKGDWVLDPFMGSGTSVSVAQRMERNAIGIEILPEYYNLAQKTIRPATELRPAQLALMEAKAKYAATKPK; translated from the coding sequence ATGCCTAAGATAGAAGCGCGCCTGTTGCTAGGCGATTGCCGCGAGAAACTCAAGGAAATCAAGACCGATTCTGTTGATCTGATCGTCACTTCGCCTCCGTACGCCGACAGTCGAACAAACACGTATGGAGGGGTGTCGCCAGAAAAATATGTAAAGTGGTTTCTTCCCATTTCGGAAGAGTTATTGCGTGTTTTAAAGCCGACAGGAACGTTTATTTTGAATATCAAAGAGAAGGTCGTGAGCGGCGAACGCCACACCTACGTGATCGAATTGATTTTGGAAATGCGAAAACAAGGTTGGTTGTGGACGGAGGAGTTCATCTGGCACAAGAAAAATTCCTACCCCGGAAAATGGCCCAATCGGTTTCGAGATTCCTGGGAGCGATTGCTGCAATTCAACAAAACCAAGAAATTTCACATGTATCAGAAAGAGGTCATGGTTCCAATGGGAGAGTGGGCGACGCGGCGATTGAAAAACCTCAGTGAAACCGATAAAGTCCGTGATCCATCCCGCGTTGGAAGCGGTTTTGGAAAACGAATCGCCAATTGGATCGGACGTGAAAAAGCCTACCCGACGAACGTTTTACACATGGCGACCGAGACGAAAAATCGAAATCACAGCGCGGTCTTTCCCGAAGATTTGCCCGAATGGTTCATCAAATTGTTTACTAAAAAAGGCGATTGGGTTTTGGATCCGTTTATGGGTTCGGGCACGTCGGTTTCTGTCGCTCAACGAATGGAACGAAATGCAATCGGTATCGAAATATTGCCCGAATATTACAACCTAGCACAGAAAACAATTCGCCCGGCAAC